A window of Prolixibacter sp. SD074 contains these coding sequences:
- a CDS encoding glutaredoxin domain-containing protein has product MKQIHSFEELKDAVGTEGKSYLLLYKSSGSEQNSCALKAVESAAVKAEKANVLAADVATVRDIHPQYGITSVPSLLGFEKGKMKKVVKGCSEESFYQNLFEGGAFHSSATGDKDKPQKNVVVYSTPTCTYCNAIKSYFKENNIRFRDIDVSRDQKAAEEMVKRSGQQGVPQTLINGQVVVGFDKARIDALLGIR; this is encoded by the coding sequence ATGAAACAAATTCATTCATTCGAAGAACTAAAAGACGCAGTGGGGACCGAAGGTAAATCGTACCTGCTGCTATACAAATCGAGTGGTTCGGAGCAAAACAGTTGTGCACTCAAAGCAGTGGAATCGGCGGCAGTCAAAGCAGAAAAAGCCAATGTGCTTGCGGCTGATGTTGCAACGGTTCGGGATATTCATCCGCAGTATGGAATTACTTCCGTGCCCAGCTTGCTGGGATTCGAGAAAGGAAAAATGAAAAAAGTGGTGAAAGGGTGTAGTGAAGAGAGCTTCTATCAGAACCTGTTCGAAGGCGGGGCTTTTCACTCGTCAGCAACCGGCGATAAGGATAAGCCACAAAAGAATGTCGTGGTTTATTCGACGCCCACCTGTACATACTGTAATGCCATTAAATCCTATTTCAAGGAGAACAATATTCGCTTCCGCGACATTGACGTTTCGCGCGACCAGAAGGCCGCCGAGGAAATGGTTAAACGTAGCGGACAGCAGGGCGTCCCGCAGACGCTCATTAACGGACAGGTCGTTGTGGGG
- a CDS encoding acetate--CoA ligase family protein, producing the protein MLNKQLLSPKSIAVIGASNDVSKPGGKILLNLQEHKYKGKLYAVNPRDPEIQGIKTFSTVDELPMIDLAILAIPAKLCPKTVEILAYTKKTKAFIIISAGFSEESEQGAEWERQMVETVKSVGGVLIGPNCIGVLTPEYAGVFTSPIPKFDPRGCDFVSGSGATAVFIMESGIPKGLHFANVFSVGNSAQIGVEEVLEYWDKTYDPETSAPVKMLYVESIHNPDKFLWHASSLIRKGCKIAGIKAGSSEAGSRAASSHTGAMTSSDSAVEALFRKSGIVRCYGREELTTVASIFMFEELKGKNIAIITHAGGPAVMLTDALEDGGLRIPHLPDTKAKAALKDKLFPGSSVENPIDFLSTGNAEQLGAIIDACENDFEDIDGMAVIFGSPGLQPVTDVYKVLIDKMKTCKKPIYPILPSVINVQKDVAYFISSGNVNFPDEVLLARALTKVYRTPKPSDENIYLEGVDVAEIRRVVESCENGYMPPEKIHALLKAASIPFAQERVAKSIDEAAEAAKKLGFPLVMKVVGPLHKTEVGGVSLNIRDEEMVRKEFTRLMKIKDTTAVLMAEQAEGIELFIGASYQDKFGHVMLCGMGGIFVEVFKDITSGLAPLTFPEAHSMIRNLKAYKIINGYRGMEGVDKDKFAEIIVRLSSMLRFAVEIKELDLNPLLGKGNRILAVDARIRVEK; encoded by the coding sequence ATGCTAAACAAACAACTATTATCGCCAAAAAGTATTGCCGTTATTGGCGCTTCGAATGATGTTTCGAAACCAGGAGGTAAAATTCTGCTAAACCTTCAGGAACATAAATATAAGGGTAAGCTCTATGCTGTAAACCCTCGCGATCCCGAGATTCAGGGAATCAAGACTTTTTCAACAGTTGATGAGTTGCCGATGATTGATTTGGCCATCCTGGCCATCCCGGCCAAACTGTGTCCGAAGACGGTTGAGATTTTGGCTTACACAAAAAAAACAAAAGCATTTATTATTATTTCCGCTGGTTTCAGCGAGGAAAGCGAGCAGGGGGCTGAATGGGAGCGTCAAATGGTGGAGACGGTAAAATCGGTTGGCGGTGTGTTGATTGGCCCTAATTGTATTGGTGTTTTAACGCCTGAATATGCAGGCGTATTTACATCGCCTATTCCCAAATTCGATCCGAGAGGATGCGACTTTGTGAGCGGATCGGGTGCAACTGCCGTGTTCATCATGGAGTCGGGTATCCCGAAAGGGTTGCATTTCGCCAACGTTTTTTCGGTAGGAAACTCGGCACAGATTGGTGTAGAGGAGGTCTTGGAATACTGGGATAAAACCTACGATCCGGAAACATCGGCACCCGTCAAAATGCTTTATGTGGAGTCAATTCATAATCCCGATAAATTCCTGTGGCACGCTTCTTCCCTTATCAGGAAAGGATGCAAAATTGCCGGTATCAAAGCCGGAAGTTCGGAAGCCGGAAGTCGTGCTGCTTCCTCACATACCGGTGCTATGACCAGTTCCGATTCTGCCGTAGAAGCGTTGTTCCGTAAATCCGGAATTGTTCGTTGTTACGGGCGGGAAGAGTTGACAACGGTTGCCAGTATTTTCATGTTTGAAGAATTGAAGGGAAAGAACATCGCGATCATTACACATGCCGGCGGTCCCGCGGTTATGCTGACCGATGCACTTGAAGACGGAGGCCTGCGTATCCCGCATTTGCCGGATACCAAAGCAAAAGCTGCGTTGAAGGATAAGTTGTTCCCAGGTTCATCGGTTGAAAATCCCATCGATTTTCTGTCCACCGGAAATGCGGAACAGCTCGGGGCAATTATCGATGCCTGCGAAAATGATTTCGAAGATATTGACGGTATGGCCGTTATTTTCGGGAGTCCGGGATTGCAACCGGTTACCGATGTATATAAGGTGCTGATCGATAAGATGAAGACTTGTAAAAAACCGATTTACCCGATTTTGCCGTCCGTCATCAATGTGCAGAAAGATGTGGCTTACTTCATTTCCAGTGGAAATGTGAACTTCCCTGACGAAGTGTTGCTGGCGCGCGCGTTGACGAAAGTATATCGTACGCCAAAACCATCAGACGAGAATATTTACCTTGAAGGAGTAGACGTTGCTGAAATCAGGCGTGTTGTCGAAAGTTGTGAGAATGGTTACATGCCGCCGGAAAAAATTCATGCGTTGCTGAAAGCAGCCTCAATTCCGTTTGCGCAGGAGCGCGTGGCAAAAAGCATCGACGAAGCCGCCGAAGCTGCCAAAAAACTTGGCTTCCCGCTGGTGATGAAAGTAGTTGGACCTTTACATAAAACGGAAGTAGGAGGTGTTTCCTTGAACATCCGGGACGAAGAAATGGTCCGGAAAGAGTTCACCCGGCTGATGAAAATCAAAGATACAACCGCTGTTTTGATGGCAGAACAAGCCGAAGGCATCGAGCTGTTCATCGGTGCTTCTTACCAGGATAAATTCGGTCACGTGATGCTTTGCGGAATGGGTGGCATTTTTGTGGAGGTATTTAAAGATATAACTTCCGGCCTGGCGCCGCTCACGTTCCCCGAAGCGCATTCGATGATTCGAAACCTGAAGGCATACAAAATCATCAATGGCTACCGTGGAATGGAAGGTGTTGACAAAGATAAATTTGCAGAGATCATTGTTCGCCTGTCTTCTATGTTGCGATTTGCAGTGGAAATTAAAGAGTTGGATTTGAACCCATTGCTGGGGAAAGGCAATCGCATTTTGGCCGTGGATGCACGTATCCGCGTCGAAAAATAA
- a CDS encoding group III truncated hemoglobin, translating to MKDIESIDDVKFLVDHFYAKVQVDDLLGPIFNSRLEGRWEQHHKRLYRFWDTILLCKPDYYGKPVEMHFDMNIGGEHFTRWLEIWTETVKNNFEGTIAERALLRGKTMAMAFLDKIEKHRQNSWKSKEINRKACINRGKN from the coding sequence ATGAAGGATATTGAATCCATCGATGATGTCAAATTTCTGGTCGATCATTTTTATGCCAAAGTACAAGTTGACGATTTGCTCGGGCCCATATTCAACAGTCGGCTCGAAGGGCGATGGGAACAGCATCACAAGCGGCTTTACCGGTTTTGGGACACCATTTTGTTATGCAAACCGGATTACTACGGTAAGCCGGTAGAAATGCATTTCGACATGAATATTGGCGGAGAACATTTCACACGTTGGTTAGAGATATGGACCGAAACGGTGAAAAATAATTTCGAAGGAACGATAGCTGAGCGCGCGTTACTTCGTGGAAAAACAATGGCAATGGCATTTCTTGACAAAATCGAGAAGCATAGGCAAAACAGCTGGAAGTCTAAGGAAATTAACCGCAAAGCGTGTATAAATCGAGGTAAGAATTGA